From a single Planococcus shenhongbingii genomic region:
- a CDS encoding anti-sigma factor family protein: protein MTCHDLGVLQAYLDGEVSREQKKQIMKHLESCHTCREKIDELQKLQSFCEKALEAQDIHIDITQAWAKFEENLQFAGNQNPEQEKVMKKRKGWSTLKTKTKRLLVSGVVAAALFSSFAHPQVRVEANQFLSLFRVNQFEVVTLTQNDISEIENWVSENKEGSLDLKGIGQLEMSEAAGETTYFETQQAAEAAGHSVPALREVEVEGVSVMPASTITFTLDVEKANQLLAQLGSDQQFEAQLDGKPFSVSTYEAVHADYVMDGQYISYMRTKSPEIDVPEGVSIEQLRATLLSLPFLPENVKTQLAGIDNIETTLPIPYAATEGSSMTEVRVGDAQGFAVESEEHSYIVWQANGDIHTIFAEGKLGTDELVGLSEQVN, encoded by the coding sequence ATGACGTGTCATGATTTAGGCGTGCTGCAGGCTTATTTAGATGGAGAAGTTAGCCGCGAGCAGAAAAAACAAATTATGAAGCATTTAGAGAGCTGCCATACTTGCCGTGAAAAAATCGATGAATTACAGAAACTGCAGTCATTTTGTGAGAAAGCTTTAGAGGCACAAGATATTCATATCGATATAACTCAAGCCTGGGCAAAGTTCGAGGAAAATCTGCAATTCGCCGGAAATCAAAACCCGGAACAAGAGAAAGTTATGAAAAAAAGAAAGGGATGGAGTACATTGAAGACAAAAACGAAACGTTTACTCGTATCAGGAGTCGTTGCAGCAGCATTATTCAGTTCATTTGCCCACCCTCAAGTCCGGGTAGAAGCCAATCAATTTCTATCCTTATTCCGTGTGAATCAGTTTGAGGTGGTGACATTGACACAGAATGATATAAGTGAAATCGAGAACTGGGTCAGTGAGAATAAGGAAGGATCTCTCGACTTGAAAGGCATCGGGCAGTTGGAAATGTCAGAGGCTGCTGGAGAGACAACTTATTTTGAAACCCAACAAGCAGCTGAAGCAGCCGGCCATTCAGTACCTGCGTTACGGGAAGTTGAAGTCGAGGGCGTGAGTGTGATGCCGGCATCCACGATCACATTTACTTTGGATGTAGAAAAAGCGAATCAGTTATTGGCTCAGTTAGGTTCAGACCAGCAGTTTGAAGCCCAATTAGATGGAAAGCCTTTTTCCGTATCAACATATGAAGCTGTTCACGCAGATTACGTGATGGATGGCCAATACATCTCTTATATGCGCACGAAATCTCCGGAAATCGATGTTCCTGAAGGCGTGTCGATTGAGCAGTTGAGAGCTACGCTGCTTTCTCTCCCGTTCTTGCCTGAAAATGTGAAGACGCAGCTGGCCGGTATTGACAATATTGAAACGACATTGCCGATTCCTTATGCTGCAACAGAAGGATCCAGCATGACTGAAGTCCGTGTAGGCGATGCTCAAGGTTTTGCCGTTGAAAGTGAAGAGCATTCCTATATTGTTTGGCAGGCCAACGGTGAT
- a CDS encoding RNA polymerase sigma factor SigX — translation MMEVKANLSNDKNNSSKEDIFQNLFKQHYSLVVRKALVIVKEQAIAEDIAQEVFVKLYNADRKTIENIHGWLTKVTVNTAYNHIRTEKRHHARNDKQKIYENSASGSVEERYMELEDINEVQKILMKLSERDRDILIMKFSGYSYEEIAKDKGVEKISIGTLLARAKKRFKDSYMEERGEDK, via the coding sequence ATGATGGAGGTGAAGGCGAATTTGTCCAATGACAAAAACAATTCGTCAAAAGAAGATATATTTCAGAATTTATTCAAACAACATTACTCTCTTGTCGTCCGGAAAGCTCTCGTTATTGTTAAAGAACAAGCCATTGCAGAAGATATCGCCCAAGAAGTATTTGTTAAGTTGTATAATGCCGATCGAAAAACAATTGAAAATATACATGGCTGGCTGACAAAAGTTACTGTAAATACAGCCTATAATCATATTCGAACTGAAAAACGCCATCATGCCCGTAACGACAAACAAAAAATCTATGAAAACAGTGCATCTGGCTCTGTTGAAGAGCGGTATATGGAACTTGAAGACATCAATGAAGTTCAAAAAATATTAATGAAATTATCTGAGCGGGACCGCGATATCTTGATTATGAAATTTTCAGGATACAGTTACGAGGAAATTGCAAAAGATAAAGGCGTAGAAAAAATATCCATTGGCACTTTGTTGGCTCGCGCTAAAAAACGGTTTAAAGATTCTTATATGGAAGAAAGGGGAGAAGATAAATGA
- a CDS encoding YciI family protein has translation MQFMLIVKASTNTEVGNSQSPELIEAMSKYNEELLKAGVRVMAKGLHPSSNGMRISYSKPGEKPVVTNGPFSETKELIAGFILIDVKSREEAVEWAMRMPDPMGNGEGQIELRQLHEEPGETENSETFSI, from the coding sequence ATGCAGTTTATGCTGATTGTCAAAGCCTCGACTAATACGGAAGTCGGAAACTCCCAAAGCCCTGAGCTTATTGAAGCCATGTCAAAGTACAATGAGGAATTATTGAAGGCAGGAGTACGGGTCATGGCGAAGGGGCTTCATCCAAGTTCAAATGGGATGCGCATTTCATACTCGAAGCCAGGAGAAAAGCCTGTGGTTACAAATGGTCCTTTTTCGGAAACGAAAGAATTAATAGCCGGGTTCATTCTGATTGATGTGAAGTCAAGGGAAGAAGCCGTTGAATGGGCCATGCGGATGCCCGATCCAATGGGCAATGGGGAAGGCCAGATTGAATTGCGCCAACTGCATGAGGAGCCAGGAGAGACTGAGAACTCAGAAACATTTTCTATTTAA